The DNA sequence GCAATTATCGAAAGCCCGAGATGGAATGAAGTCATCAAACTTTTGCATCAAATCCCATGGTCCATCACCTACGCCAACCAGAATTATTGACAGTGGATATTCACTGCATATTCGAacattcattttctaattaaatttcAGAAAAGAATTAAGGGGGAAATTTGTAgaaatgtatattatatatgctgATAATCATAACAACCTTGCTTTTACAATTGCATCCACTGTTTTCTGTTCTTGAGGACTGAATTTGTCCTTCCCTGTGTCTACGCTTCTTGTCACCTAATTAATTTGCAAGAgtcgtatatataaatatttttaaatatataacatataacTATATTTACATACACAGAGAGATAATATGTATAGCTTTAATTAATTACCTGGCCATCAGCAATGATCACAAGAACATGATATTGACCACCTTTGCTATCCACAATACTAATAGCATTCTCAATGATCGGAGCAAAGGATGTCGGCCCTTAAATACAATAATaatgtataaatacatatatgatCTATGCATATCCATATGTTTATATGTAATAAGaacaaaaaattctaataattaattaagtacgTACCAGATAAATTTATCCGAGGAACTAATTCTCTGTAACGAGAGAGCAATTCCTCAAAGCCACGGCATGGCTTATCTTCAGGAAAGAAGCTAAAAACATCTTTATCATGAGTCGATgctgtatatatataagatgatGATAGAAAATTAACGATGGAGTACTATATATACATGATacgtaataatatatttataaatactaCGTAGTACTCACAATCACCAAAGCCGTAACAAGGAATAAGGTTGTCCTCGTCGAATGTGGAGAGTGTCCTGCCAATGATTGAGATGGCTTGTTCATAAGGATTAAGGTCTTGTCCAAGAAAATGCAAGTTCTTTCTCCCGAAACACCTTGCTCCAGTCCACTCGTTGCTCTTTGTGAAATCAATCCCAACTATCAGATTTGAAGACTCCAACCCAGCTTGCTGAAGTGCTTCAGCCACCTAATTAATCCAAATATACGTTAAAATGTAGAAGTGTGAGGTTAAGGTCCATCAAATTCTCACGACCAactcacaataaaaaaaatagtcgaTGTATATTGATATTACACGTATTATATATAGCTATTATTACCTCTTCAAGAGAATTGTAGTTGTCACCAATTTTTGAGTAATTCTCTGATGAGCGCGTTGGTAGTACTCTACGTATGTTTTGATGATATTGATCATGATCATTAAGAAAAGGATTATTAAGACTACGTGATGAAGATAGAGACGAACTAGAATTAGAGGTGGCCGCCATGGTGGTGTTGCTGTGGAAGCTTGGTGAATTAGGCTCATACTGACGACTATGTTGACGATCATAattaccaccaccaccaccgccaGTACTCCTATGATATTTCGATCCGTTACTCCccattaattatttgattatatatataaactaatttAACTGCAACAAACTTAATTTCTCTGTCTagcttatataataaatatatttggaTTTCTTAGTACGTATAAAATAGCTTAGAAAACTTAGTAATAAGTACTGATCGATGATGGTcgtgatatatatatgtatataactaATATATTATTACACCTAGAATTTAATCTATGTGCGTATACATAGGGTttcttatatacatataaaaattacTTTCATATCATAGAATTATATGAAACCGATCGatagaaattttgaaattaatattatCAAGTGATGTATACGTCGCCATTTAATAATCAACCTAGCAATTCTCAAATAACCAGATTGTTATTGAGAAAGTTAATTAATAAGTGTAGATGACTTTTTCTATATAATTATTGTAATGTAAGTATTGAATGAgtcatatattaaaaaaaataagagggtcattaaaaaaggaaaaatggaAGTAAACTACATATATTGTAATGTATCATAGATATGTACCTTATATGAATAAAGAAAAAGTCAATCACTCattgatttaaataataaaaattatctttcaaaaaaaaataaataatgaaaattatagGGATATTTACAcccaaatttctaatttttttaggcgatttttttttttaaaaaaaatactgtaCTTTGTCaagtttttattgttattttttagttgtttcattgttatttttagtttttttattttgtgttctattttattatttaacaaaacagagaatttaatctaaaataatatttttttcaataatttaaATGATTGTAGTTTTGTACCAATTTGTAATTtattagatagaaaaaaaaattgttgactTGCAAATAATTAATAAAGCGACTTTGATAACAAGAGAATAGATTAGAGAGTTGATAGAAAAGTTTCTACCAACCAATTTGAGCGTGCCACGTCTACGCATTCAACGCTGAGGGAATTCAGGTAGTCTCCTTCCAAAATTTATTCTAACATCAAAACAAAAAAGAGACCAGATATGTTTATTACAAGATATGCTAATTTTACGATGTTCAACACCAAAATATTTACTATtaaatttacttattattatttgttgatCACATCAATAAATTAATATCTACATATTGGATTTACCTTATTATATATGGATGGAGTATGGTGACAAAATAATATTCAGATAATACATGAttgaattttataattttaaatggaTATGATTAATTTTTGGGTTAATACGACTTAAAAATGATACGATTagcttatttatacaaatatatatatatatacacttatatattttatatattttttttgatagcAAATTCATTCATTCCAAAGTGAAAGATATACACTTATATTTATTAAACGGTATAAACTATACTAAGTTAGTTAAATAtaagtcactaaaaaattaaataactcataaatatgtcctaattaaaaaattataactatgtAAAACTTGTCAGGTCaatctatttaattataaacaaattgggtttgaattgtatgtttaacataattaataaatagattGGTTTGAGTTTGGTATTTGTTGAATTGTTAACCTAAATGGAAatgtttatatttaaaaatatttcattattaattatatatataatatattggtttcattttttattatttattttatttaaaattgatGTTGTTATTAACCCATCTTTGTCATGTGATACGATCGAGTAACGAccaaacttgattttttttggGGAAGGGGGAATTAATAGTAATAGTATCCAAATTATAcattaggtggcgtttggtttgAGGTAAtgaaagggaaatttacacagGTTATTGTTTTTTCccaatttatttcttttatactgttacACGCTCAAATTaacttttatattgttttttttttcgaaattaacttttatactgtttttttttttcggcaGTGTACTGCCaacaattttatgttattgttttgttttttttttattgattgggACTTGGgctcaagttatttatttaattttttattttaatggatgtaaaagttattatttattctttttaatatttaataattattattttttgagataatttaataattattattttgatgaaaaGGTTGATGGGATGTGTCATGAAAGTGAcatgttttactttttcttttatttaaataaatttagaaaTCACACCCCATGTCtcactctttttcttttatttaaatagatttaaaaatcTCACTCCCATTTCTCAcgattcatcttcttcttcatctttatcttctaGCTTTTCACATAAATCTCACCCCCATGTTctaatattcatcttcttcttcaaggttttttttttcttcatctttaccgttgttttagtattgttctactgttgtttttcatgatttttatttttttttcatgttcagttcttcttcttcatcttcttttcttttcttcttctttttttttaaaaaaaatttttgaagttcttagttatgttttttttcgaaaatataagagttagtgtgggtttttttttgttctaattttctagaactttctttgcaaatatagtgcatttagtattgaggatgtgtacaacataattaatttttgatcatttttttcttttattgttttatttgttttagtattgttttagtattgttttactgttgtttttcatgatttatttatttgatgacgatttcactgcccttgctccatctcgctggaattaataggtattttctgggtgttctcgtgttgttgtgatggttatgtctgtgagtgtggaagatggaggctataaatacatttcttcttcgttctctttggctatttttgtggtttttttcttttggttctcctataaatatatttgacgagctcactcacaagagagttttgaggtgtgtgtttcttttatatttttctaagtagttatatttgctttatttgtttttgtgttgtttcagtgttgttttagtagttttttttattataattttctaggaatagacttgcaaatatagttgattttgcatctggtgttgaggttgtgcagcagattgtttgtttttttttaatcatttttttcttttgttttgtttgattgttttagtgttgttttaccgttgttttgccatgattatttattgacgtcgattttactgcttttgtttaatcttgtcagaattaatggttattttccggttgtcctggtgttgttgtggtggttatgtctgtgattgtcaaagatggaggcctcatacttttgttttggtattgacagtataaaagaaaaaaaaaaggggaggacagtataaatgttaattctgccgtgtggcagtaaaattgaaaagtattaccccaaatccagtatttttgtaaaatgccctaatgaaatggaatagaatggaaagaaaataatttttattccaattctttgtttggttgcatttaaaACTATTAGAATACCATTCTGATGGAATGACATTTCCattattttggtggaatgactatttcattttaaaatggaaGGAAAGACTATTATTCCAatgcaaaatttgaaaaaatttaataatttcttttattaattttttaattcattttaaattttattatatttcattcCTATTCCAATTTTCATtcctatttctatattttcattcatCCCAACCAAATGCCACATTAGTTACACTTAACTCTACAAATCCAATTTTATTAGTAAAACTCTTTGAATCTCCGTTCAAAAACTTCAGTTAAGTGCCACAGTGGCTGCCTAACACACTTGATAAATTTTTAGCAGTCCacgtaatattatttattaaaaaataattttaaatatttaaaaattttaaaaataaataatttttttctttttttcttttattttttttttctttctttttctccttTTCTCCCTGAAGCCCTTTCACCTTCCACAGACCACACTCACCAAAATCCTATCTCAAAACAACCCCAAACATCCCAAGACAACAGTTGTCCTTGCTTCGCCGTGACTCGAGGTGGGTTAAGATGCCAAAATTGAGGCCGACGACCTTTGAAACAAGAGAGTTTTGACGAGGCTTGACAAAGATTGGAGAGAAGGATGAGACATGGCATGACGTCAAGGCCTTGGGCTTTCGTCGCGGCTCTCTTCCGGTCTAAGtcaggagagagagagagagagagagagagagagagagagagagagagagagagagagatcgtGGAGAGAAGAAAGGTTTAAGTTTTGGATTTTTGGGGGGCCTTGTTGTAGTTATTCGATAGAGAAGAGAGAAAgacgagagagagagggtgagcTCGAAAGATTAGGGTTGGAGTCACGTGCGGCTGACAGAGaaggagagggagagagagaaagagagagattaGGGTtttcagaagaagaagaaaaagaaagaaaaaaaaagtaaaggcaaaagtaaaaaattaattattttttaaaattattatttttttctgatttttaaaatttataattatttataattattttttaataattaatataacgtGGACTACTAAAAATTTGTCACGTGTGCAGTTCATTATGACACTTAACTGAAGTTTTTAGATATAGGTGTAATGAGCAAAACAGAAGTGAGATTCAGagagttttaccaccaaaaattACATTTGTGGGGTTAAGTGTAACTAAATGTGTAGTTTGGGTAGTATTGTCGCCAATACTATTTTAAACtttatgttttgtaaaaattacaaattgaacctttatattttttaaaatgacaaat is a window from the Cannabis sativa cultivar Pink pepper isolate KNU-18-1 chromosome 1, ASM2916894v1, whole genome shotgun sequence genome containing:
- the LOC115704557 gene encoding E3 ubiquitin-protein ligase RGLG5, with protein sequence MGSNGSKYHRSTGGGGGGNYDRQHSRQYEPNSPSFHSNTTMAATSNSSSSLSSSRSLNNPFLNDHDQYHQNIRRVLPTRSSENYSKIGDNYNSLEEVAEALQQAGLESSNLIVGIDFTKSNEWTGARCFGRKNLHFLGQDLNPYEQAISIIGRTLSTFDEDNLIPCYGFGDSSTHDKDVFSFFPEDKPCRGFEELLSRYRELVPRINLSGPTSFAPIIENAISIVDSKGGQYHVLVIIADGQVTRSVDTGKDKFSPQEQKTVDAIVKASEYPLSIILVGVGDGPWDLMQKFDDFIPSRAFDNCQFVNFTKIMVKDIPISYKETEFALEALMEIPSQYKATMELQLLGRSRGRGSSEPRRVPLAPPIRRVPLAPPINYNIPAPSSSPNNEFMMRSSSMNMKQQQRATAFQFSRSSSAIFSQYNMGSHPLCVVCNNHLVFDYEEDLVYCPACRARMYK